One Candidatus Lernaella stagnicola DNA window includes the following coding sequences:
- a CDS encoding zinc metallopeptidase, which translates to MPLFFDPTFILLIPAVIMAIWAQSKVRKAFKKYSQVRAASGMTGAQAARYLLDRAGLQEVAIEPVAGKLSDHYDPRKKVLRLSEGVHGSPSLAALGIAAHEAGHALQDKDNYWPMSVRHALVPVANLGAWSLWPAIIGGFLFGYRPLIDIGIVLYSFAVLFHLVTLPVEFNASSRALALLEGSGALHPQEIGGARKVLSAAAMTYVAATLASVLTLVRLLVLRGMTDD; encoded by the coding sequence ATGCCGCTCTTCTTTGACCCGACTTTCATCCTGCTTATCCCGGCGGTCATCATGGCCATTTGGGCGCAGTCGAAGGTGCGCAAAGCCTTTAAAAAATACAGCCAGGTTCGTGCCGCCTCCGGCATGACCGGCGCGCAGGCCGCCCGGTATCTGCTGGACCGCGCCGGCTTGCAGGAAGTGGCCATCGAGCCGGTCGCGGGCAAGCTTTCCGACCACTACGACCCGCGCAAGAAAGTGTTGCGGCTTTCTGAAGGCGTGCATGGATCCCCCAGCCTCGCGGCCTTGGGCATCGCCGCTCACGAAGCCGGACACGCCTTGCAGGACAAAGACAACTACTGGCCCATGTCCGTACGCCACGCCCTGGTGCCGGTCGCCAACCTCGGCGCCTGGTCGCTATGGCCCGCCATCATCGGCGGCTTCTTATTCGGCTACCGGCCGCTCATCGACATCGGCATCGTCTTGTACAGCTTCGCCGTACTCTTCCACTTGGTGACCCTGCCGGTGGAGTTCAACGCGTCGTCCCGGGCACTCGCTCTTCTGGAGGGCAGCGGTGCACTGCACCCACAGGAAATCGGCGGGGCGCGCAAGGTGTTGTCCGCGGCGGCGATGACCTACGTCGCGGCGACCCTGGCCTCGGTGTTGACCTTGGTCCGCCTGCTCGTTTTACGCGGCATGACCGACGACTAA
- a CDS encoding hemolysin family protein — MTALILTVCLMLGLSFFCSVSEAALYAVSPVRVEALRVRGRSHDLKLFDLRANIARPITAILFLNTFANTMGAAIAGSIFGERFTPAMMLPFSIALTVAVLVLAEIIPKSLGVGYARHLAPILAWPIQLLVWSFYPLVRAGEVLTNTLKPKQGEVGPSEDDIVTLAHMGAEGGAIMHMEAKWVKGVLELDKLTARDIMTPRPVLVTLVGNQTIGDLGAELARLDFSRLPVTTEEGPDHIRGIVLRRDLANAFLQGEHDKRVSDLQFKPKFVPESMRGHQLLRVFIQEKTHLVVVVDEYGGTMGVVTLEDVIEAMIGEEIVDEFDAHTDLREFARRRAAAKLEEEDNE; from the coding sequence ATGACCGCATTGATCTTAACCGTTTGTCTCATGCTCGGCCTTTCCTTTTTCTGCTCGGTCAGCGAGGCGGCGCTTTACGCTGTTTCGCCGGTTCGCGTGGAAGCGCTCAGGGTTCGCGGCCGGTCGCACGACCTGAAACTGTTCGACCTACGGGCCAACATCGCCCGCCCGATCACCGCGATTCTGTTTCTCAACACCTTCGCCAATACGATGGGCGCGGCGATTGCCGGCTCCATTTTCGGCGAGCGCTTTACGCCGGCGATGATGCTTCCTTTTTCCATCGCCCTGACCGTCGCCGTACTGGTCCTCGCGGAAATCATTCCCAAATCCCTCGGCGTGGGCTACGCCCGCCACCTCGCCCCGATATTGGCCTGGCCGATTCAACTGCTCGTCTGGTCCTTCTATCCGCTGGTTCGCGCCGGCGAGGTTCTCACCAATACCCTCAAACCCAAACAAGGCGAAGTCGGGCCCAGCGAAGATGACATCGTGACCCTCGCGCATATGGGCGCCGAGGGCGGCGCGATCATGCACATGGAAGCCAAGTGGGTGAAGGGCGTGCTCGAACTCGACAAGCTGACCGCGCGGGACATCATGACGCCGCGCCCGGTACTCGTCACACTCGTAGGCAACCAAACGATCGGCGATTTGGGCGCCGAATTGGCCCGTCTTGATTTCAGCCGCCTGCCCGTCACCACCGAAGAAGGGCCGGACCATATCCGCGGCATCGTACTGCGCCGCGATCTGGCCAACGCCTTCCTGCAGGGCGAACACGACAAGCGCGTATCCGATCTGCAATTCAAGCCGAAATTCGTGCCCGAATCGATGCGCGGCCACCAGTTGCTGCGCGTTTTTATCCAGGAAAAAACCCATCTGGTCGTCGTTGTCGACGAATACGGCGGCACGATGGGCGTGGTAACCCTGGAAGATGTTATCGAGGCGATGATCGGCGAGGAAATCGTCGACGAATTCGACGCCCACACGGACCTGCGTGAGTTCGCGCGCCGGCGCGCGGCCGCCAAGCTCGAGGAGGAGGATAACGAGTGA
- a CDS encoding glycosyltransferase family 39 protein, which translates to MNPDAADRPSRAPAWLAAALVAACLILNLIWEGGATPSFGGFDEANHLGRIWAFAEQEMGRAQDVELNQPLHWPPTVHEGAAKLWLLTERSHIALKIAWTLMLAIILVAVYFLATDLTDSWGGLAAVTLAATAPPVATYSRAVTLDMPLAMMTALTLFALVRSRGFRHLGYSVAFGLAAGVSCLAKGYAPAYWMAPAAIAFFAHGSFVDLNKRGYENPLFNLAVGSVFGALMMSWWYGGRLAQWLQTLTGHVQSYQQSGALDGAWPLGRMIYGDMGPLLPAILVAGLVLGWPARRTQRSVYEIMAALLIPAALFAVAPTTYARFLMPALGAGVVLFVVGLWRLPFPTARRWVVGVLAALSLLLHVALALAPTRAADALGMFARPPQSDPQAVALAECAATVGPVVIVDDAWHPYLPAGMLAFLVRRADGEVHITAADTERDDEAAVVAAIRDIDVAGSLLVLREGSGLPFDESVLRPFTLKREAAWRFGARQPRLQCWIRSDAE; encoded by the coding sequence GTGAATCCGGATGCCGCCGACCGCCCGAGTCGTGCCCCGGCGTGGCTCGCCGCAGCCCTCGTGGCCGCGTGCTTGATTCTCAATTTGATTTGGGAAGGCGGCGCCACGCCCAGTTTCGGCGGCTTCGACGAAGCCAACCACCTCGGTCGCATCTGGGCCTTCGCCGAGCAGGAAATGGGCCGCGCCCAAGACGTCGAACTCAACCAACCCTTGCACTGGCCGCCCACCGTTCACGAGGGCGCCGCCAAGTTGTGGCTCCTCACCGAGCGTTCCCACATCGCGTTGAAAATCGCCTGGACACTCATGCTCGCCATCATCCTGGTCGCGGTGTATTTCCTCGCCACCGACCTGACCGATTCCTGGGGCGGGCTCGCCGCCGTAACCCTCGCGGCCACCGCGCCGCCCGTGGCCACCTACAGCCGCGCCGTCACCCTCGACATGCCCCTGGCGATGATGACCGCCTTGACCCTCTTCGCCCTGGTGCGCTCGCGCGGGTTCCGCCATCTTGGCTACTCCGTGGCGTTCGGGTTGGCCGCCGGAGTGTCCTGCCTCGCCAAAGGGTACGCCCCGGCCTACTGGATGGCCCCCGCGGCCATCGCCTTCTTCGCCCACGGCTCCTTCGTCGACTTGAACAAACGCGGCTACGAAAATCCGCTGTTCAACCTGGCGGTCGGCAGCGTGTTCGGTGCTCTGATGATGTCGTGGTGGTACGGCGGACGACTCGCCCAGTGGCTCCAAACCCTGACCGGTCACGTGCAGAGCTATCAACAAAGCGGCGCCTTGGATGGCGCGTGGCCCTTGGGCCGCATGATCTACGGCGACATGGGCCCCTTGCTCCCGGCGATCCTCGTCGCGGGCCTGGTGCTGGGCTGGCCCGCTCGCCGCACGCAGCGCAGCGTTTATGAAATCATGGCCGCGCTGCTGATTCCCGCCGCGCTCTTCGCGGTCGCCCCGACAACCTACGCCCGCTTCCTGATGCCCGCGCTCGGCGCCGGCGTCGTCTTGTTCGTCGTGGGACTGTGGCGCTTGCCGTTCCCGACGGCTCGCCGCTGGGTGGTCGGTGTCCTGGCGGCGCTCTCGCTGCTGTTGCATGTGGCGCTCGCCCTCGCCCCGACCCGCGCCGCTGACGCACTGGGCATGTTCGCCCGCCCGCCGCAAAGCGACCCGCAGGCCGTCGCGCTGGCCGAGTGCGCCGCGACCGTCGGGCCGGTGGTGATCGTCGACGACGCCTGGCACCCCTATTTGCCGGCGGGCATGTTGGCTTTTTTGGTGCGACGGGCCGACGGCGAGGTCCACATTACCGCCGCCGACACCGAGCGCGACGACGAAGCCGCCGTGGTCGCCGCCATCCGAGATATCGACGTGGCGGGCTCGCTGCTGGTGCTGCGCGAAGGGTCGGGATTGCCGTTTGACGAAAGCGTCTTGAGGCCTTTTACTTTAAAGCGAGAGGCGGCATGGCGCTTCGGCGCCCGGCAGCCTCGTTTGCAGTGTTGGATACGTAGCGATGCGGAGTAA
- a CDS encoding DUF2225 domain-containing protein, which yields MTRTWLIVAAIFLLAISAAAQDPTPAPADATPPEPVVVKVLATPIELISPIDKGPVSGWRIDAFTTAGVDTDFCYLGASKSYYEKLIATDPRTGYTGYPGDFYPNLEKPLAPEVVKNIGKILPKEYNLGKLEPWDRYEILAKIYTWRGMPDKDIANAYLRATYTMRGLSLGENERKRVQKMRKLAIRHFKIAMDKADFKLSESPQLKYLIGDLYRRNGQFRKALRYYNDAAKMRNRPEWLEEMIIRQSARAHAYDDR from the coding sequence ATGACTCGCACCTGGTTGATAGTGGCCGCGATTTTTTTGCTGGCCATTTCCGCGGCGGCGCAAGACCCAACGCCTGCGCCGGCCGACGCCACGCCTCCCGAACCGGTCGTCGTCAAGGTCTTGGCCACGCCCATCGAGTTGATCAGCCCCATCGACAAGGGACCGGTCAGCGGCTGGCGCATCGACGCTTTCACCACCGCGGGCGTCGATACCGATTTCTGCTACCTCGGCGCGTCGAAATCCTACTACGAAAAGCTGATCGCCACCGACCCCCGCACCGGCTACACCGGCTACCCCGGCGATTTCTACCCGAATCTGGAAAAACCCCTCGCGCCCGAAGTGGTCAAAAATATCGGCAAAATATTGCCCAAGGAATACAACCTCGGGAAACTCGAACCGTGGGATCGTTACGAAATCCTCGCCAAGATTTACACCTGGCGCGGCATGCCCGACAAAGACATCGCCAACGCCTACTTGCGCGCCACGTACACCATGCGCGGGCTCTCCCTGGGCGAAAACGAACGTAAGCGGGTCCAAAAAATGCGCAAGCTGGCGATCCGCCACTTCAAGATCGCCATGGATAAGGCCGATTTCAAGCTGTCCGAATCGCCGCAGTTGAAGTATTTGATCGGCGACCTCTACCGCCGCAACGGCCAGTTCCGAAAAGCCCTGCGCTACTACAACGACGCCGCCAAGATGCGCAACCGGCCCGAATGGCTCGAGGAAATGATCATCCGGCAATCGGCCCGCGCCCACGCCTACGACGATAGGTAA
- the queD gene encoding 6-carboxytetrahydropterin synthase QueD has translation MHEITVIRSFSSAHNLRGYRGKCEDLHGHNWRVEITVGAVTLDELGMVLDFKELKKAVDEVLERLDHRLLNDIPPFDEINPSSENLAKYIFEEVAPLVDDQRVRLLRCNVWESDNAYSTYFPDNAE, from the coding sequence ATGCACGAAATCACGGTCATCCGGTCGTTCAGTTCGGCGCATAATCTGCGCGGTTATCGCGGCAAGTGCGAAGACCTGCACGGCCACAACTGGCGCGTGGAAATCACGGTGGGCGCGGTGACGTTGGACGAACTGGGCATGGTGCTCGATTTCAAGGAACTGAAAAAAGCGGTGGACGAAGTTCTCGAACGCCTCGACCACCGGCTGCTCAACGACATCCCGCCCTTCGACGAAATCAACCCGTCGAGCGAAAACCTGGCGAAGTACATTTTCGAGGAGGTGGCGCCATTGGTGGATGACCAACGCGTGCGCTTGCTGCGCTGCAATGTGTGGGAATCCGACAACGCCTATTCGACCTATTTCCCCGACAACGCCGAGTAG
- a CDS encoding radical SAM protein has translation MANILLANLYKAQRNYQIAPPLGLLYLAAVLRNAGHEVRVLDLRARQEALALHLEEITAFAPDVVGLSAVILEAAVLRETVTLLKSHVPMARIVVGGPYAHSSMLDVLRVPGVDAVVRGEGELVLPPLVAAWESDVEHLELPGVGYPGGSAGQHPEPVTDLDALPWPAWDLAPMELYHEQPRHGYLYKHKRYYSVSSSRGCPFKCAFCQNVLGRKYRVRQAEAVVEEITRLYEKYMVREIHFIDDCFNLDLDRAKRICELLIARNMDLAITFPVGLRADRMDRELIDLLARAGCFKIPYGIETASPRLQRALNKNVNFAKLEMVIDYTVQKGMMAQGFFILGLPDETEEEARQTVDYALKSKLTFITFNLLNVLPGTPLWETAAQRGLVQDFHPEEVDYDNPPIHMATASRATLKKMMRRVHLRFYLHPFRLWRIWRRLPHKKHFFGFLGLFWGKLTWLRGDH, from the coding sequence TTGGCGAACATTCTCCTGGCAAATCTTTACAAGGCGCAGAGGAACTACCAAATCGCGCCGCCGCTGGGTTTGCTGTATCTGGCCGCCGTGTTGCGCAACGCCGGACACGAGGTGCGGGTGCTGGACCTGCGTGCGCGGCAGGAGGCGCTCGCGCTGCATCTGGAAGAGATCACCGCCTTCGCGCCCGACGTCGTGGGGTTGTCGGCCGTGATCCTCGAGGCCGCGGTGCTGCGGGAGACGGTGACCTTACTCAAGTCCCATGTGCCGATGGCGCGAATTGTGGTTGGCGGTCCCTATGCTCATTCCTCGATGTTGGATGTGCTTCGCGTTCCCGGCGTGGACGCGGTGGTGCGCGGGGAGGGCGAGTTGGTGTTGCCGCCTCTGGTCGCCGCCTGGGAAAGCGACGTCGAACACCTCGAATTGCCGGGCGTCGGGTATCCGGGCGGGAGCGCGGGTCAGCATCCGGAGCCGGTGACGGACTTGGACGCGCTGCCGTGGCCCGCGTGGGACCTAGCGCCGATGGAGCTGTATCACGAGCAGCCGCGGCACGGCTATTTGTACAAGCACAAGCGATACTATTCGGTGTCCAGTTCGCGAGGCTGTCCCTTTAAGTGCGCGTTCTGCCAAAACGTGCTGGGCCGCAAGTACCGCGTGCGACAAGCCGAAGCGGTGGTGGAGGAGATCACGCGGCTGTATGAAAAGTACATGGTGCGTGAGATCCATTTCATCGACGATTGTTTCAATCTCGACCTCGACCGCGCCAAACGCATTTGTGAACTGCTCATCGCGCGTAACATGGACCTGGCCATCACGTTTCCGGTGGGGCTGCGCGCCGACCGCATGGATCGCGAGTTGATCGACCTGCTCGCGCGCGCCGGGTGTTTCAAAATTCCCTACGGCATCGAAACCGCCTCGCCACGCCTGCAACGGGCGTTGAACAAGAACGTCAATTTCGCCAAGCTCGAGATGGTCATCGACTACACGGTGCAAAAGGGCATGATGGCGCAGGGGTTCTTCATTTTGGGCTTGCCGGACGAAACCGAGGAAGAAGCGCGGCAAACCGTAGACTACGCGCTGAAGAGCAAGCTGACGTTTATCACCTTCAACCTGCTCAACGTGCTGCCGGGCACGCCGCTTTGGGAGACGGCGGCGCAACGCGGGTTGGTGCAGGATTTCCACCCGGAAGAAGTGGATTACGACAACCCGCCGATACATATGGCGACGGCGTCGCGGGCGACTCTTAAAAAGATGATGCGGCGCGTGCATCTGCGGTTCTACCTCCACCCGTTTCGCTTGTGGCGAATTTGGCGCCGCCTGCCGCACAAGAAACATTTTTTCGGATTCCTAGGATTGTTTTGGGGCAAACTCACCTGGCTGAGGGGAGATCACTGA
- a CDS encoding cobalamin-dependent protein (Presence of a B(12) (cobalamin)-binding domain implies dependence on cobalamin itself, in one of its several forms, or in some unusual lineages, dependence on a cobalamin-like analog.), with translation MRLLLINPAETLVVRANLPDEIEAVRGNNPPINLLQVAAAARRDGHAEVSLIDAHAEDLTPVQVAARAHRLQPDLIGLTAVSFTMPAARAQAQALQEALPETPRWLGGLQPFLYPAETLALPEFDGLIRGEGEHPLATLCRHGGEKSRLGDEPGFYFQRDGALIDTGVAPTVADLDTLPQPAYDLLRPELYGSVLTDLHPVANAVTSRGCPYHCTYCSRSVTGKRFRAHGPAYVVENFRRAHDLGFAALLVYDEVFTIDKARVLAICDGLRHAGIDLPWMARATIGTVDEEMMRAMAAAGCRWITFGIESGSPAVLRRLGRPTDLETARQVFAAARRVGLKTLAYFMVGNPDESAADIAQSAAFMVRLDPDHVHLAVYTMYPATPLYDEAVEKGLLPADLWREFATDPASAFTAPHWPGSFSADDLFAIVRRLYRRFYLRPRVIWRERRSLLSWRAFRRRLRYLGALITR, from the coding sequence GTGCGGCTGCTGTTGATCAATCCCGCCGAAACCCTCGTCGTCCGGGCGAATCTGCCCGACGAAATCGAGGCCGTGCGCGGCAACAACCCGCCGATCAACCTGCTGCAAGTCGCCGCCGCCGCCCGCCGCGACGGCCACGCCGAGGTGAGCCTCATCGACGCCCACGCCGAAGACCTGACGCCGGTACAAGTCGCCGCGCGGGCCCACCGCCTGCAACCCGACTTGATCGGCCTGACTGCCGTGTCCTTCACCATGCCCGCCGCGCGCGCGCAGGCTCAGGCGCTGCAAGAAGCCCTGCCCGAAACGCCGCGCTGGCTGGGCGGCCTGCAACCCTTTCTGTACCCGGCCGAAACCCTCGCCCTGCCCGAGTTCGACGGCTTAATTCGCGGCGAGGGTGAACACCCGCTGGCGACCCTGTGTCGTCACGGGGGCGAGAAGTCGCGCCTCGGCGATGAACCCGGTTTCTATTTCCAACGCGACGGCGCATTGATTGACACCGGCGTTGCACCGACGGTCGCCGATTTGGACACGCTGCCCCAACCGGCCTACGACCTGCTGCGCCCGGAGTTGTACGGGTCGGTGCTTACCGACTTGCACCCCGTCGCCAACGCCGTCACGAGCCGCGGCTGCCCCTATCACTGCACGTATTGCAGCCGTTCGGTGACCGGCAAACGCTTTCGGGCGCACGGCCCGGCATACGTGGTCGAAAACTTTCGCCGCGCGCACGATCTGGGTTTCGCCGCCCTGCTTGTCTACGATGAAGTGTTCACGATCGACAAGGCGCGGGTGCTCGCGATTTGCGACGGACTGCGGCACGCGGGGATCGATCTGCCCTGGATGGCGCGCGCCACAATCGGAACCGTCGACGAGGAAATGATGCGCGCCATGGCCGCCGCCGGTTGCCGGTGGATCACCTTCGGCATCGAATCGGGCAGCCCCGCGGTGCTGCGCCGCCTCGGCCGTCCCACCGACCTGGAAACGGCGCGGCAGGTTTTCGCCGCGGCCCGGCGCGTCGGGCTCAAAACCCTGGCCTATTTTATGGTGGGCAACCCGGATGAAAGCGCGGCCGACATCGCCCAAAGCGCCGCGTTCATGGTCCGCCTCGACCCCGACCACGTGCACCTGGCGGTGTACACGATGTATCCCGCCACGCCGCTCTATGACGAAGCCGTGGAAAAAGGTTTGCTGCCGGCCGATCTCTGGCGGGAGTTCGCCACCGATCCCGCGTCCGCGTTTACCGCACCGCATTGGCCCGGTTCGTTCTCGGCCGACGACTTGTTCGCCATCGTGCGCCGCCTCTACCGGCGCTTCTACCTGCGGCCGCGCGTCATCTGGCGTGAACGTCGCTCGCTGCTTTCCTGGCGCGCCTTCCGCCGCCGCTTGCGCTATTTGGGAGCGCTTATTACGCGCTAG